Genomic segment of Dermacentor albipictus isolate Rhodes 1998 colony chromosome 5, USDA_Dalb.pri_finalv2, whole genome shotgun sequence:
AGTATTGGGAAGCAGCGGCTAAAACCGCATCCAGAATGGAGCTCAGACCAAGGTCTCGAAAGAGCTCGCCGGCGAAGTTCCAAACGTCTTTCATCGTTCCATTCATGTCGCGAGGCCATTGGCGTATCGTCCACGTCTTGAAGAGTGCCTTGACGTCATTGGCCGCCTCGTCGGCCTTGTCGCGATCTACGCACGCCTCGTATACGCCAGCCGCAATACCGACGTCCTTCGCGGTGCTGGATGCGAGTAATGACGTCAGCTCCTCATCGAGCCTGTCCTGGATAATGGTGTCGCTGGAAACAGCGGCGCCGGCGCCAGTGGAACTGTACAGCGGGTGCGCCAGAGGCCAGGCTCCGCAAACGTACTCGTAAAAATTCTCGCAAGCGCTTTTGCCACTGGCACTCACCAAGGTCTTCACATAATCGCCTTCCCGGTCGCAAAACTGCGAAGAGCAGTAGATGATGCCCGGCGCCCTAGATGTCTCTGGTGAAATTTGAGTCGTCGGTAGCAATGGAACGGAAGTCGTCAGCGAGTAGATAACGGCCAACAGCAGCATCAGACTACCACCAACGAGACCTATGGCGCATCCAAGCAAGGACCATGAAGGTCCTCCGTCGACGAACGTCGGTGCCGCGTGAGACTCCCTGCACTCTTGTCGGTTCACACGGACTCGCTTGATCTCTGCGTTTTGTTCTTGGGATTCAGTATTTACCAACGCCTCTTGGTTCCGCCCGCCAACACAATCTAGTTTCTCCTCGACAGTCGTTTGAATAGTGCGTTTTTGCGATTTATTCTCCTCGTGgactgcttttttttcctctttgccCGCAGTGCCACAGGTGCCCACTTTTTCTAGGCAGGTGGACGGCGTGTTGCTGCCAGATTGCGGAGGCTGCATTGTATGGGGTCCTAATAACTCATAAGACTTTCTGGTAAAGGTGTAGGTCGAGTTTTCTCGGCAAGGTGCAGTAGGAGTGGCCGCTTGCTCTAGCATCGATACGAGATTGGAGTCCACTGCGACATTCGTATCGTTTGTCCGCTTCACTACATCTGCAACAGACTCAAGAGCACCTGGTGAAGCGGGACAGCGCAGCACTTCGTCCACTGCGATAAGTAGGGAACGGCATGAAGGCCCGTATGGAGAAATTATTACTGTGTACGTTTCCCTCACATCAGTGAGCGTCATTACTGCTGGTGGTTTGTACGCAAGGTTTGTCGACGGCTGAGGCTTTGTAGCCTGAGGGCTGTCGCTAGCTTCAACATGTCCTAAATTGGGTTCTAATTTGCCTGCTACTGGCTTCGACTGCTCCAAGTGCCTTTCTTCGTCCAGTGAGTCGGTCTTTAGGTCTTGACGGGTGAAGACCTTCAGCGCAACCTTCAGCGCGGCGTCCGAACGGGTTATCTTTGATTGCTCTCGTCTAGCAGTCTTGATTTTACCTTTCTTTGATGCAGTTGTAACTTTATGTGATTCTACAGTCATGCTGATTTTCCCCTTCGCTTTCCTCACAATTGATGCAACAAGTGGCTGCTGCCCAAGAGCCGTTTTAGCAGACGCCAACTGACTTTCATCGCGAAGCGCTCCTAATGGCCTCCTAAAAATTTCGAGATTGTCAGTGCTGCTTCGTTCCAATTTAATATCTCGGTCCTGTGTCAGTGGATCCTCAAAATTCATACCTCTGGTGAGATGTCCGCCTTCACCACATTTTGCTACGTTTCTTGCTGTCAGTGGTGACTTATCCAGTGCGCCTTCTCCCCCACCGTGAAGCGGCTCATTTATCATGGCTTTGCGCCTAAGCAGACTCCAGGGTCCGGTTGAAAAAGGCACTTTCCAAGCAGTCACCACTGACCACTTGATCTCAGCATACTGAGTTAATGGCTGCGGTGGATGAACGCTTTGCGGGCCTCGCATTGGTGGCGGCCGGAAACGTGGAAAGGGTTGTCGCGGTGTTGGCTGCTCCAGACCACCGCGAAAAGAGCCTCTCCAGATACCAGGTGGACACTCGGGAGGCATTATAGGGAAACGGACCTGTAGCAGCGGCGGGCCTCGCATACGCTCAGGGCGGGGCAGAAATCTCGGTGCCACAGATGAAGGCGCCGCGGCACTTGGCGCAGCGGCCGATGGGCTCAGCCCGCGCCATTGCATAGGTGCGCCGGGTAACGCACCTGCAGTGCCAACGGGTGCCACTGATGAGTCACCTCCGAGTGGTTTTTCTTCAGCGCCGGAAGGAGGGGGTTCCTCGAGGACAGGAAACACTCCTCCCATTTCGTGAGCAGTATGTTCCTCCGGGGGCAAAGCCACAATGCCTTGCTCAGTTTGAGGAGCATGATCAGGCTTACTGTTGACGGCAGCTTCCTCTTCTGTCACTTGGAGTACCTCAGTTTCCATGACGGAAGGCTGAGCGTGGATGGAGCCTGCGCTTGCGGTTTTCTGCACCGTTTCGTGTACCACGAGAGGTAATACAGTTTCAATGGGTGAACCTGTGGCGCCTGTCTGCTCCTGTACCTTGTGCATGATAGTAGCACCTGCTCGGTTTGAGCCCTCTACTTCCAAGACAACTCCTGGAAGCACAGGAGCTGCAGTCTTGGGCCCTGCAAGCAGAGTATCAGAGGAAGTGGGGTGAATTCTTATCTCTAGGGTTGGTGTCACGATGGTGTGCTGGTTTCCCTGACAGTCGCCAAGGCGTTGTGCTTGCACATGAGCTGCCGTACTGGGCCCTGCAGTCATAGTGCCGGAAGAAGTGGGGCGAATTTTTATCTGTAGGGCCGATGTGACGAAGGTGTGGTGATTTCCTTGACAGGCGCCAACACGTTGTGTTTGAAGTGGTTGCAATGCAGCGCGTTCCTGTTCACACAGCTGATGCAAGATTTCCACGCTGCTTACTCTATGGTGGTCGGGAACGACTGCTAGTGGTACAGGAACTTTTGCTTTGATCCCTGTAATGGCGGTGTCGGACGAAGCGGGCCGCACCGGTGCTGAAACTGATGGTGAAGACATAGCTGGCTCTGACGTAGACTTTTTTGCTGGAAACTGGGTGGCGTGCGGAGGGACAGCTCCTGGTATGGTGGCCGCGGATAGCTTTTGAACTGTGCTCACCACTGCAGGTGTGGTACGCGTGGATAGCTTTCGAGCTGTGCTCGCCATTGCGGGTGTGGTAGGTGTGGATAGCTTTCGAGCTGTGTTCGCCACTGCGGGTGTAGATATCCTTCGAACCGATTGGTCTTTACCAATAGGCGCTGCTTTTCCGACCCTACTTACGGACGGCCGACGACTACGAGTTCCGACGTTTGGAGTGCTTGCTTTGCAAGACGCCTTTGGGCTCTCGCCTACGatcgctgctttctgcagctgaccGGGTACTGCCGGGGCATTTGACGGCATTGACACTGAAGACTTCCGCCTCTGCACGGCTGGTAAAGCCTGTTGACCAGATTGGGGATAGACTTTCTCCGCGCTAGATTTCGTAGCAGCAGCTTTTGCTACAAACGTAGATGGCCCAACTCCTGATATACGTCTTGTATTCAATGGCGCTCCGGAAGCCTTCACATCGCAGCCCACTCCTGGAACGCCTCCAGCTAATTGGTTCTCTAAACTAGCAACTTCGTGCAGCAGAGTTGTCGTCACCATTAATGGACAAATGGGAGCCGTAGCTGCCTCGCTCGCACTAGCGGGGGAAGTGATAGATTTCCGCAACTGAACCCCTTCTGCCGCTGCGCATGGTGCACCACCTGAAGCCGGATGAGCTTGAGCCACATTCTGTGCTTCTGAAGTAGCAAGTTGTGCTTTGAGCAGATTTGTCGCCACCACCGAAGCGGAATTTGCTGTAGTGGCACCGACATCGGCACTTGCTGGCACACCGCTTGACCTCCGGGAACTCTGCGCTGTTCTAGGCAATGCGACATGAGGCATCGCTTCAGCTGTCACCCCCCTTGATTTGTCGCCAAGCAATCGCAGCCACTCCCGAGGAACATCGAGGAGAACTCTATTAAGGGCAGTTAATTGTTCCGCCGACACGTTCTCAGGAATTAGTTGAACGTTTTGATGCATAGGTTCACTCGCCGTTTTTTGCTGGGCGTACGGTGACGGTACTGCAGTAGCGGTAATAAATTGGGCTGGGCCAGACTCTGTGAGGCTAGATGAGGCAGGGCCAGATGGGGCGTAATCAGACGGTGCATGGAGAGCAATGGCTGGAAGAGACGGTGTCCGGACAGCCGGGCGGGAGGCACCTAGCAGGGGAGCAGCAGTGTGGGAAACAGTCTGGTCGGGTACAGTCGGTGCGGGGACAGCCGGGCCGAGGACTACCGCGCCAGTGGCCTTGGAACCACGTCGAGCAACCCCGGCGTCTGCCGGGCCAGTAGCACTCGAAGGTCGTCGAGCCGTACTGGGGACAGTCGGTGCGGGGACAGCCGGGCTGGGGACTACCGGGCCAGTAACATTGGAACCACGTCGAGCAACCCCGGCGTCTGCCGGGCCAGTTGCATTCGAAGCTCGTCGAGCCGTACTGGGGACAACCGGGCCAGGAACAGCCGGGCGAGCCGCACCTGGCCGGGCAGCAGCAGTATGGGAAACAGTACGGCCGGGTACAGCAGGAGCGGAGACAGTCGTGCCGGAGATTACCGGGCCAGTTGCAGTGGAACCACGTCGAGCAGTAGCCTTCGAACCTCGTCGAGTCGTGCCGTGGATAGCCGGGCTGAGAACAGCCAAGCCAGGGACAGCTGAGCCGAAGACCGAAGGAGCTGTCGTCGTTGCAGCTTGTTTGGCCGGCGCTAAGCTCTCCACTGAGGGCTGTCCAGTCAAGCCCTTAGCGACAGCGACCTTAATTGGTTCGGTCTTCGGGAATGATTCTAATGGCTGGAGAGGCGGTCCAGGTGGTGGAAGTGATGGCGGCATGTTGTGACACCCAGTGCTGTCGCTTCTATCCTCCGCGCTTGCAACAGCACCGTGACCATGTCTAAAAGTTGTTTCAATGGTCATTTCGCGATTCTGGCTTCGTGGAAGTATAGTTTCAATCACGGCGCGAATCGTAGAGGCAAATGCGCTGCCAATACTGGGGCGCCCGGCACCTACAGAGACCTCGACACGCGTGCGCTTTTCCTGAGAAGAGCTGTCCATAGTTCGCGTCCGCCCGAAGCTGTCGTAGCTGATTGTGGAGTCCATCGCAGATATAGAGCGACGCGCTGCTCGGCTTCTGGCCCGAGTGCTATCGGACACCGAAAACAGCGCCTCCATGCGCCTGTCTTGACTATCACTGCTGCTCTGAGGAGACATTGTAGAGGTACTCGATGTGCTCTGGCTCAAGGCCGGCGCTGTGTATGGTGTGTACCATGGTGGCCAAGGCGGGGGCGGATCCCGTGACGAAAAACACGCTACATCTCCCTGGGAAGGCACGACCTGCGAACGTCAGGAATAGAATAAGTTGCGATTTTTCTTTCTGCAGTTGGCACATATTGGAGGAGAAGAAACACAGTGTGATTACACAAAGCATCGAAACCATTTCGGCCGGTTAGAATGTTTAGATAAACCTCTTTACAACATGTTAGCATGTGGGCTGTGAGCAGCTCCTCCACGGAATAATTCCGGTACCTAATCTGCGAACATGCCGTCGATATTTGGAGTCGACGTTTTGACAGAACATTGTCCACCGCATTTAGTGACGGTAGGTTGCACAGGCGGGAATACATCTCAATGGCGCTTGCAGAAACGGCATTTTCGAAGATAAACGACATTTTGCCTTAGTTATACTGGGAGGTCGCTAGAGTTTACTGTTGTACTTGTGATGTAAGGATATATTTAAGAAAGCATATTAAATCGTTCTAATGCTTTCATTGTGGTGACAAAGTTACAAACAATAACTTTAATTACATCTCTGAGAAATGTA
This window contains:
- the LOC135900498 gene encoding uncharacterized protein isoform X2, translating into MPQVVSQRRLSHLLAEDPSASKMPRSRSRIVAQSMAGAPNEATRPSESHRKPLRATTAVSAPQDNEPLLEAEHLISGTAERPQLIGQKAMPLPTVTDMQPAVNYESLNVPPGTQVVPSQGDVACFSSRDPPPPWPPWYTPYTAPALSQSTSSTSTMSPQSSSDSQDRRMEALFSVSDSTRARSRAARRSISAMDSTISYDSFGRTRTMDSSSQEKRTRVEVSVGAGRPSIGSAFASTIRAVIETILPRSQNREMTIETTFRHGHGAVASAEDRSDSTGCHNMPPSLPPPGPPLQPLESFPKTEPIKVAVAKGLTGQPSVESLAPAKQAATTTAPSVFGSAVPGLAVLSPAIHGTTRRGSKATARRGSTATGPVISGTTVSAPAVPGRTVSHTAAARPGAARPAVPGPVVPSTARRASNATGPADAGVARRGSNVTGPVVPSPAVPAPTVPSTARRPSSATGPADAGVARRGSKATGAVVLGPAVPAPTVPDQTVSHTAAPLLGASRPAVRTPSLPAIALHAPSDYAPSGPASSSLTESGPAQFITATAVPSPYAQQKTASEPMHQNVQLIPENVSAEQLTALNRVLLDVPREWLRLLGDKSRGVTAEAMPHVALPRTAQSSRRSSGVPASADVGATTANSASVVATNLLKAQLATSEAQNVAQAHPASGGAPCAAAEGVQLRKSITSPASASEAATAPICPLMVTTTLLHEVASLENQLAGGVPGVGCDVKASGAPLNTRRISGVGPSTFVAKAAATKSSAEKVYPQSGQQALPAVQRRKSSVSMPSNAPAVPGQLQKAAIVGESPKASCKASTPNVGTRSRRPSVSRVGKAAPIGKDQSVRRISTPAVANTARKLSTPTTPAMASTARKLSTRTTPAVVSTVQKLSAATIPGAVPPHATQFPAKKSTSEPAMSSPSVSAPVRPASSDTAITGIKAKVPVPLAVVPDHHRVSSVEILHQLCEQERAALQPLQTQRVGACQGNHHTFVTSALQIKIRPTSSGTMTAGPSTAAHVQAQRLGDCQGNQHTIVTPTLEIRIHPTSSDTLLAGPKTAAPVLPGVVLEVEGSNRAGATIMHKVQEQTGATGSPIETVLPLVVHETVQKTASAGSIHAQPSVMETEVLQVTEEEAAVNSKPDHAPQTEQGIVALPPEEHTAHEMGGVFPVLEEPPPSGAEEKPLGGDSSVAPVGTAGALPGAPMQWRGLSPSAAAPSAAAPSSVAPRFLPRPERMRGPPLLQVRFPIMPPECPPGIWRGSFRGGLEQPTPRQPFPRFRPPPMRGPQSVHPPQPLTQYAEIKWSVVTAWKVPFSTGPWSLLRRKAMINEPLHGGGEGALDKSPLTARNVAKCGEGGHLTRGMNFEDPLTQDRDIKLERSSTDNLEIFRRPLGALRDESQLASAKTALGQQPLVASIVRKAKGKISMTVESHKVTTASKKGKIKTARREQSKITRSDAALKVALKVFTRQDLKTDSLDEERHLEQSKPVAGKLEPNLGHVEASDSPQATKPQPSTNLAYKPPAVMTLTDVRETYTVIISPYGPSCRSLLIAVDEVLRCPASPGALESVADVVKRTNDTNVAVDSNLVSMLEQAATPTAPCRENSTYTFTRKSYELLGPHTMQPPQSGSNTPSTCLEKVGTCGTAGKEEKKAVHEENKSQKRTIQTTVEEKLDCVGGRNQEALVNTESQEQNAEIKRVRVNRQECRESHAAPTFVDGGPSWSLLGCAIGLVGGSLMLLLAVIYSLTTSVPLLPTTQISPETSRAPGIIYCSSQFCDREGDYVKTLVSASGKSACENFYEYVCGAWPLAHPLYSSTGAGAAVSSDTIIQDRLDEELTSLLASSTAKDVGIAAGVYEACVDRDKADEAANDVKALFKTWTIRQWPRDMNGTMKDVWNFAGELFRDLGLSSILDAVLAAASQYSDNAIVELRKPTHIFVCSGASRPPVITLFRAALRDLASEFTQAPKADILEETTNAFIRLGSSSVRPSVVDLGGTKFSEPSAAAVKLSELDADVIHFLTTAFDGVARFEPTTSVILRPPRYLRVYLASLTRELTPRAIFNYMGFLALVHLSAFLPERHVHLRQLFAKSMRGRTVPDISNSSALCAMAVEYVLPACFEKLSSDFFRDAEYGARVPEKLSQLEDAFARNIGHLVWISDEQVLVNRYRIKRRRASQLSPVASTGGNDSCAPSLVSWRTDSPVEFYRAVSRAQQHARWRRVVAGGTAISDAPMRPSSVRPSYDRSLGRVLVPAALFNTSVPGDSTGFSLQLARYAVRFYRALLEALFPDERGGHFHPDEASRRRLEVLLQCFEWDLRELPAALRGPVAPDPATSRGAVLQQTAALQLAFRAFQELWQRYPHTFSVKVFNHLLQRVPSVTQRDSVICKQNILYIFAVERHSSSCPV
- the LOC135900498 gene encoding uncharacterized protein isoform X1; the encoded protein is MPQVVSQRRLSHLLAEDPSASKMPRSRSRIVAQSMAGAPNEATRPSESHRKPLRATTAVSAPQDNEPLLEAEHLISGTAERPQLIGQKAMPLPTVTDMQPAVNYESLNVPPGTQVVPSQGDVACFSSRDPPPPWPPWYTPYTAPALSQSTSSTSTMSPQSSSDSQDRRMEALFSVSDSTRARSRAARRSISAMDSTISYDSFGRTRTMDSSSQEKRTRVEVSVGAGRPSIGSAFASTIRAVIETILPRSQNREMTIETTFRHGHGAVASAEDRSDSTGCHNMPPSLPPPGPPLQPLESFPKTEPIKVAVAKGLTGQPSVESLAPAKQAATTTAPSVFGSAVPGLAVLSPAIHGTTRRGSKATARRGSTATGPVISGTTVSAPAVPGRTVSHTAAARPGAARPAVPGPVVPSTARRASNATGPADAGVARRGSNVTGPVVPSPAVPAPTVPSTARRPSSATGPADAGVARRGSKATGAVVLGPAVPAPTVPDQTVSHTAAPLLGASRPAVRTPSLPAIALHAPSDYAPSGPASSSLTESGPAQFITATAVPSPYAQQKTASEPMHQNVQLIPENVSAEQLTALNRVLLDVPREWLRLLGDKSRGVTAEAMPHVALPRTAQSSRRSSGVPASADVGATTANSASVVATNLLKAQLATSEAQNVAQAHPASGGAPCAAAEGVQLRKSITSPASASEAATAPICPLMVTTTLLHEVASLENQLAGGVPGVGCDVKASGAPLNTRRISGVGPSTFVAKAAATKSSAEKVYPQSGQQALPAVQRRKSSVSMPSNAPAVPGQLQKAAIVGESPKASCKASTPNVGTRSRRPSVSRVGKAAPIGKDQSVRRISTPAVANTARKLSTPTTPAMASTARKLSTRTTPAVVSTVQKLSAATIPGAVPPHATQFPAKKSTSEPAMSSPSVSAPVRPASSDTAITGIKAKVPVPLAVVPDHHRVSSVEILHQLCEQERAALQPLQTQRVGACQGNHHTFVTSALQIKIRPTSSGTMTAGPSTAAHVQAQRLGDCQGNQHTIVTPTLEIRIHPTSSDTLLAGPKTAAPVLPGVVLEVEGSNRAGATIMHKVQEQTGATGSPIETVLPLVVHETVQKTASAGSIHAQPSVMETEVLQVTEEEAAVNSKPDHAPQTEQGIVALPPEEHTAHEMGGVFPVLEEPPPSGAEEKPLGGDSSVAPVGTAGALPGAPMQWRGLSPSAAAPSAAAPSSVAPRFLPRPERMRGPPLLQVRFPIMPPECPPGIWRGSFRGGLEQPTPRQPFPRFRPPPMRGPQSVHPPQPLTQYAEIKWSVVTAWKVPFSTGPWSLLRRKAMINEPLHGGGEGALDKSPLTARNVAKCGEGGHLTRGMNFEDPLTQDRDIKLERSSTDNLEIFRRPLGALRDESQLASAKTALGQQPLVASIVRKAKGKISMTVESHKVTTASKKGKIKTARREQSKITRSDAALKVALKVFTRQDLKTDSLDEERHLEQSKPVAGKLEPNLGHVEASDSPQATKPQPSTNLAYKPPAVMTLTDVRETYTVIISPYGPSCRSLLIAVDEVLRCPASPGALESVADVVKRTNDTNVAVDSNLVSMLEQAATPTAPCRENSTYTFTRKSYELLGPHTMQPPQSGSNTPSTCLEKVGTCGTAGKEEKKAVHEENKSQKRTIQTTVEEKLDCVGGRNQEALVNTESQEQNAEIKRVRVNRQECRESHAAPTFVDGGPSWSLLGCAIGLVGGSLMLLLAVIYSLTTSVPLLPTTQISPETSRAPGIIYCSSQFCDREGDYVKTLVSASGKSACENFYEYVCGAWPLAHPLYSSTGAGAAVSSDTIIQDRLDEELTSLLASSTAKDVGIAAGVYEACVDRDKADEAANDVKALFKTWTIRQWPRDMNGTMKDVWNFAGELFRDLGLSSILDAVLAAASQYSDNAIVELRKPTHIFVCSGASRPPVITLFRAALRDLASEFTQAPKADILEETTNAFIRLGSSSVRPSVVDLGGTKFSEPSAAAVKLSELDADVIHFLTTAFDGVARFEPTTSVILRPPRYLRVYLASLTRELTPRAIFNYMGFLALVHLSAFLPERHVHLRQLFAKSMRGRTVPDISNSSALCAMAVEYVLPACFEKLSSDFFRDAEYGARVPEKLSQLEDAFARNIGHLVWISDEQVLVNRYRIKRRRASQLSPVASTGGNDSCAPSLVSWRTDSPVEFYRAVSRAQQHARWRRVVAGGTAISDAPMRPSSVRPSYDRSLGRVLVPAALFNTSVPGDSTGFSLQLARYAVRFYRALLEALFPDERGGHFHPDEASRRRLEVLLQCFEWDLRELPAALRGPVAPDPATSRGAVLQQTAALQLAFRAFQELWQVRRAWNVDFRYQRLPELSAEALFFVYYALDNCENSDLVYKEHQGHWLPAEYRVNLPLRHLVEFAPLFNCSADTNMGRMSLGRTCAVVTPDTWMTRAPANG